A genomic segment from Idiomarina piscisalsi encodes:
- a CDS encoding glycerophosphodiester phosphodiesterase → MILWAHRGASYEAPENTLAAFTRAMDSGVHGIELDVYGIDGERFVFHDRYLERLTATPGRLKDLSAEQIKQLKIFGQQPIPTLRDALKHINGHCHVNIELKGDIPTRELLKDVDFALANTDFSQEQLLFSSFNHHWLQRLKNRRPNALIGALSASCPLTYCQFAQDLNAYSAHFAVDFVTKELVEDGHKRGLQVYVYTVDEQHDIEELHEMGVDGIFTNHPSFAQNVIAGLTTAGNDPILHY, encoded by the coding sequence TTGATTTTATGGGCTCACCGGGGCGCAAGTTACGAAGCCCCGGAAAATACCTTAGCGGCCTTCACTCGCGCTATGGACTCCGGCGTACATGGCATTGAGCTCGATGTCTACGGCATTGACGGCGAGCGGTTTGTCTTTCACGACCGCTACCTTGAGCGCCTTACCGCAACGCCCGGCCGCTTAAAAGATTTATCTGCCGAGCAAATAAAGCAGTTAAAAATATTTGGTCAGCAGCCCATACCCACACTGCGCGATGCCCTCAAACACATTAATGGCCACTGTCATGTGAACATAGAGCTCAAAGGCGACATTCCAACTCGCGAATTGCTTAAAGATGTGGATTTTGCACTAGCCAATACAGACTTTTCGCAAGAGCAGCTTTTGTTTTCATCCTTTAACCATCATTGGCTGCAACGCCTTAAGAACCGTCGCCCCAATGCGCTTATTGGTGCGTTAAGTGCCAGCTGTCCGCTAACTTACTGCCAGTTTGCACAAGACCTTAATGCATACTCAGCCCACTTTGCCGTGGACTTTGTCACCAAAGAACTGGTCGAGGATGGGCACAAAAGAGGTTTGCAGGTCTACGTTTACACAGTCGACGAACAGCACGACATTGAAGAGCTTCACGAAATGGGTGTTGACGGCATTTTTACCAACCACCCAAGCTTTGCGCAAAACGTCATTGCCGGCTTAACAACCGCCGGCAATGATCCTATCTTGCACTATTAA
- the asd gene encoding archaetidylserine decarboxylase (Phosphatidylserine decarboxylase is synthesized as a single chain precursor. Generation of the pyruvoyl active site from a Ser is coupled to cleavage of a Gly-Ser bond between the larger (beta) and smaller (alpha chains). It is an integral membrane protein.): MPKHLISRLMGKFAAARAGWFTQAFIRWFIRQYKIDMSEAIEESPHAYKTFNDFFTRRLKPELRPLKADEGELAHPVDGAISQAGEIKDGRIFQAKGHDYSLKELLGGSEEDAKPFMNGDFATIYLAPKDYHRIHMPCDGVLKKMIYVPGDLYSVNPLTAANVPNLFARNERVVAIFETEVGPMSLVLVGATIVASIGTVWSGTVTPPTGGRIQSWSYPTSGPASIHLKKGEEMGHFKLGSTVVLTFAKDAIEFDDELEPLSTTRMGEVMAKIKSETKESDD, encoded by the coding sequence ATGCCGAAACATCTTATTTCCCGTTTAATGGGAAAATTTGCAGCGGCGCGTGCCGGGTGGTTCACTCAAGCATTCATCCGCTGGTTTATCCGTCAATATAAAATTGATATGAGTGAGGCTATTGAAGAGTCGCCGCACGCCTATAAAACCTTTAATGACTTTTTTACGCGTCGTTTGAAACCGGAGCTGAGACCGTTAAAAGCGGATGAGGGCGAGTTGGCTCATCCGGTAGACGGTGCGATCAGTCAGGCTGGCGAGATAAAGGACGGGCGTATATTTCAGGCCAAAGGACATGACTATTCGTTAAAAGAGTTGCTCGGTGGCAGCGAGGAAGACGCTAAGCCCTTTATGAATGGCGATTTCGCAACCATTTATCTGGCCCCGAAAGACTATCACCGTATTCACATGCCTTGCGACGGTGTGCTTAAAAAGATGATTTACGTCCCCGGGGACTTATATTCAGTAAACCCATTAACAGCGGCCAATGTACCCAACTTATTTGCGCGTAATGAACGCGTTGTCGCTATTTTTGAGACAGAGGTGGGTCCTATGTCGTTAGTGCTGGTTGGCGCGACTATTGTTGCCAGTATTGGCACGGTTTGGTCCGGAACAGTCACGCCGCCGACCGGTGGCCGCATTCAAAGTTGGTCTTATCCGACATCAGGTCCAGCGTCTATCCACCTTAAGAAAGGCGAGGAAATGGGTCACTTTAAATTAGGTTCAACCGTGGTGCTGACCTTTGCTAAGGACGCGATAGAGTTTGACGATGAGCTGGAGCCTCTTTCCACAACTCGCATGGGTGAAGTGATGGCAAAAATTAAATCTGAAACTAAAGAGAGTGACGATTGA
- the rsgA gene encoding small ribosomal subunit biogenesis GTPase RsgA: protein MAKRKRLNKGQQRRVSANQKKRLKNNDVEWNDGQLNAPETGRVISRFGQHADIRDEQGNTYRCHIRRVVDSLVCGDIVQWARATTEQQGMQGVVIAVHERQSLLSRPDYYDGLKPVASNIDQIFVISSVLPSFSAQIIDRYLVACEDIGIEPIIVLNKADLLDNIDDEEKAHIEQRLADYQTIGYTVLKVSSTTGEGLEALTQRLKDHVSIVVGQSGVGKSSLVNQLLPEVNAETKQVSDNSGLGQHTTTVATWYDLNEGGALIDSPGIREFSLWHLEPERVAWCYVDFRDYLGGCKFRDCKHADDPGCALQDAVSKNELHEWRLSNYHRIIETMKTQKPSRVIRGN from the coding sequence TTGGCAAAACGCAAACGTCTCAATAAAGGTCAGCAACGCCGCGTGTCGGCGAACCAGAAAAAACGGCTAAAAAACAATGACGTCGAATGGAACGACGGCCAGCTTAACGCGCCTGAAACGGGCCGCGTCATTAGCCGTTTTGGGCAGCACGCTGACATTAGAGATGAGCAGGGCAACACCTATCGTTGTCATATTCGCCGTGTGGTCGACAGCTTAGTCTGTGGCGACATTGTTCAATGGGCGCGAGCAACGACTGAGCAGCAAGGCATGCAGGGTGTCGTTATTGCCGTACACGAGCGCCAAAGCCTGCTTTCACGTCCAGACTATTACGATGGCCTGAAGCCTGTGGCATCCAATATTGACCAAATTTTTGTCATATCCAGTGTATTGCCGAGCTTTTCGGCTCAAATTATTGATCGCTATTTAGTGGCGTGCGAAGACATAGGTATTGAGCCTATTATTGTGCTTAACAAAGCCGACTTACTCGACAATATCGATGACGAAGAAAAAGCACACATTGAGCAACGTTTAGCTGACTATCAGACGATTGGCTACACCGTGCTTAAGGTCAGCAGTACAACCGGCGAGGGGCTTGAAGCACTTACGCAGCGGCTTAAAGACCATGTCTCTATTGTTGTCGGGCAATCGGGTGTCGGGAAATCGTCATTAGTGAATCAATTACTGCCTGAAGTGAACGCCGAAACCAAACAAGTGTCAGATAATTCCGGGTTGGGTCAGCATACAACAACGGTGGCCACTTGGTATGATTTAAACGAAGGCGGCGCCTTAATCGATTCGCCCGGTATTCGCGAGTTTTCACTGTGGCACCTGGAGCCGGAGCGCGTTGCCTGGTGCTATGTCGATTTCCGTGACTATTTAGGTGGTTGTAAATTCCGGGACTGCAAGCATGCAGACGATCCGGGCTGCGCACTGCAGGACGCCGTTAGCAAGAATGAATTGCACGAGTGGCGCCTTTCTAATTATCATCGCATTATTGAGACAATGAAAACACAGAAACCCAGCAGGGTTATTCGAGGTAATTAA
- the orn gene encoding oligoribonuclease has product MAEDNKKQRLIWIDLEMTGLVPEEHHIIEVATIVTDAELNTIAEGPVIAVHQPKKYLDRMDAWNVKTHTGSGLVERVQKSQHNERTAAAATIEFLQQHIDAGVSPMCGNSICQDRRFLARHMPDLEAFFHYRNLDVSTLKELAKRWQPDVADSFKKSGAHEALADIRESIDELKHYRENFLRL; this is encoded by the coding sequence ATGGCTGAAGACAATAAGAAACAACGCTTAATCTGGATAGACTTAGAAATGACCGGCTTGGTGCCAGAAGAACACCATATTATTGAGGTAGCGACTATAGTCACGGATGCTGAACTCAATACAATAGCCGAAGGTCCGGTAATTGCGGTTCATCAACCTAAGAAATACCTCGATCGCATGGACGCCTGGAATGTGAAAACACACACAGGCTCAGGCCTAGTCGAACGCGTGCAGAAAAGTCAGCATAACGAGCGCACAGCAGCGGCAGCAACCATTGAGTTTTTGCAGCAGCATATCGATGCCGGTGTATCGCCCATGTGCGGTAACAGTATTTGTCAGGACCGCCGTTTTTTAGCGCGTCACATGCCGGATCTCGAAGCGTTTTTCCATTACCGAAACCTCGATGTGAGCACGTTAAAAGAACTGGCAAAACGCTGGCAGCCAGACGTAGCGGATAGCTTCAAAAAGTCCGGGGCGCACGAAGCCTTGGCAGATATTCGCGAGTCTATCGATGAGCTGAAGCATTACCGGGAAAACTTTTTACGGCTATAG